From the genome of Chloroflexota bacterium, one region includes:
- the galU gene encoding UTP--glucose-1-phosphate uridylyltransferase GalU, with protein MRIRKAVFPAAGWGTRFLPATKAQPKEMLPLVDKPVIQYAVEEAVAAGIEQVIIVTSSQKRAIEDHFDLSFELEHLLEERGDVEMLRRIRHITDLAQVAYVRQKEQLGLGHAVLMAKELVGHEPFAVILSDDVVVGDRPCIGQLIQAYNETHASVIAVMEVPPDQTDRYGVIRPEPAGDELDHGRLHRVGAVIEKPPPGEAPSNLAIIGRYVLTPKIFDKLEQTQRGAGGEIQLTDAIEALMAEQPVYAYEFEGTRYDAGTTMGWLKASVELAMARPDLGPEFRDYLRTLDP; from the coding sequence ATGCGCATCCGGAAAGCCGTCTTCCCCGCCGCGGGCTGGGGGACCAGGTTCCTGCCCGCGACGAAGGCGCAGCCGAAGGAGATGCTGCCGCTCGTCGACAAGCCGGTCATCCAGTACGCGGTCGAAGAGGCCGTCGCCGCCGGCATCGAGCAGGTCATCATCGTCACGTCGAGCCAGAAGCGGGCGATCGAGGACCATTTCGACCTCTCGTTCGAGCTCGAGCACCTCCTCGAGGAGCGCGGCGACGTCGAGATGCTCCGCCGGATCCGGCACATCACCGACCTCGCCCAGGTCGCGTATGTCCGCCAGAAGGAGCAGCTCGGACTCGGCCATGCCGTCCTGATGGCGAAGGAACTCGTCGGCCACGAGCCGTTCGCGGTGATCCTCTCGGACGACGTCGTGGTCGGCGACCGACCGTGCATCGGCCAGCTCATCCAGGCCTACAACGAGACCCATGCCTCGGTCATCGCGGTCATGGAGGTCCCGCCCGATCAGACGGATCGATACGGGGTCATCCGGCCCGAGCCGGCAGGCGACGAGCTCGACCATGGCCGGCTCCATCGGGTGGGCGCCGTCATCGAGAAACCGCCCCCCGGCGAGGCACCTTCGAACCTCGCGATCATCGGCCGCTACGTGCTCACGCCGAAGATCTTCGACAAGCTCGAGCAGACGCAGCGGGGTGCAGGCGGCGAGATCCAGCTCACCGACGCGATCGAGGCGCTCATGGCCGAGCAGCCGGTCTACGCCTACGAGTTCGAGGGGACGAGATACGACGCGGGGACCACGATGGGCTGGCTCAAGGCGTCCGTCGAGCTCGCCATGGCGCGACCGGATCTCGGTCCGGAGTTCCGCGACTACCTCCGAACCCTCGACCCCTGA
- a CDS encoding cupredoxin domain-containing protein: MTDPTIAATSAPSLSGAGGGSATPQVSADATLSPGSPSASAGADGSGVVIITAKDVAFVPTQVNVPAGKPFTIRFENQDPVPHNVAIFRGADASGTQLFRGEIFAGPRTVDYRVPALKPGSYFFYCEVHPTMTGTITTR; encoded by the coding sequence ATGACCGATCCGACCATCGCGGCGACCTCCGCCCCCAGCCTCTCCGGAGCCGGCGGAGGGTCGGCCACACCCCAGGTCTCGGCCGACGCCACCCTCTCGCCCGGTTCCCCCAGCGCCTCGGCAGGCGCCGACGGGAGCGGTGTCGTCATCATCACGGCGAAGGATGTTGCGTTCGTGCCGACGCAGGTGAACGTGCCGGCCGGGAAACCCTTCACCATCCGGTTCGAGAATCAGGACCCCGTGCCTCACAACGTGGCCATCTTCCGGGGCGCCGACGCCTCGGGCACGCAGCTCTTCCGGGGCGAGATCTTCGCCGGGCCGCGGACCGTCGACTACCGGGTACCGGCCCTGAAGCCCGGCAGCTACTTCTTCTACTGCGAAGTGCACCCCACCATGACCGGGACGATCACCACCAGGTGA
- a CDS encoding TIGR03620 family F420-dependent LLM class oxidoreductase, with protein sequence MSSTGRYGGRRLAQALGPIGVWSWALQRLSGADAGAAARELESLGYPVVWIPETLGNKEIFSHAAILLVATTRLAVASGIANIHARDPMAMATGAKALGEAYPGRFVLGVGVSHAPSVATRGGTYGRPVETMRAYLDAMAATQYGAPEPDPPVPLVLAALGPRMLELAAERADGAHPYFVPVEHTPFARRHLGPEPCLVVEQTAVLTTDPAEGRRIGRAFAKSYLALPNYANNLRRLGWGDADLAGDGSDRLIDAVIAWGDVDAIVRRIRAHLDAGADQVCIQVRADPSSDPALGAFRELAAALLPAGGPPRQF encoded by the coding sequence ATGAGCAGCACCGGCAGGTACGGCGGGCGCCGGCTGGCACAGGCGCTTGGGCCGATCGGGGTGTGGAGCTGGGCTCTCCAGCGCCTGTCAGGGGCAGACGCGGGAGCGGCGGCGCGCGAGCTCGAGTCGCTCGGGTACCCGGTCGTCTGGATCCCGGAGACCCTCGGCAACAAGGAGATCTTCAGCCACGCGGCGATCCTCCTCGTCGCGACCACGCGACTCGCCGTCGCATCGGGCATCGCCAACATCCACGCCCGCGATCCGATGGCCATGGCCACCGGTGCCAAGGCGCTCGGCGAGGCATACCCCGGCCGCTTTGTCCTGGGCGTCGGGGTGAGCCATGCACCCTCGGTCGCCACCCGCGGCGGGACCTATGGTCGGCCGGTCGAGACGATGCGCGCCTACCTCGACGCGATGGCCGCGACGCAGTACGGCGCGCCGGAGCCCGACCCACCCGTCCCGCTCGTCCTCGCCGCGCTCGGGCCGCGCATGCTCGAGCTCGCCGCCGAGCGGGCCGACGGCGCGCACCCCTACTTCGTCCCCGTCGAGCACACCCCCTTCGCCCGTCGGCATCTCGGCCCCGAGCCGTGCCTCGTCGTCGAGCAGACGGCCGTGCTCACGACCGACCCGGCCGAGGGGCGCCGGATCGGGCGGGCCTTTGCGAAGAGCTACCTCGCGCTGCCCAACTACGCGAACAACCTGCGGCGCCTGGGCTGGGGCGATGCGGACCTCGCGGGTGACGGCAGCGACCGCCTCATCGACGCGGTCATCGCCTGGGGCGACGTCGACGCGATCGTCAGGCGCATCCGCGCCCACCTCGACGCTGGCGCAGACCAGGTCTGCATCCAGGTGCGGGCCGATCCGTCGTCCGACCCGGCACTGGGAGCCTTCCGGGAGCTCGCCGCCGCTCTTCTCCCGGCAGGCGGCCCGCCCCGACAATTCTGA
- a CDS encoding isocitrate lyase family protein yields the protein MNSFETQVAAAREWFALSRFEGIVRLHTPREVAAQQGTIAADYTVARMAAEGFYARLRELFAQGRQITTFGPYSPGQAVVMKRLGIEAIYLGGWATSAKGSPTEDPGPDLASYPLSQVPDEAAGLVRALLSADKNQHFARAQLDEAERQATPEVDFRPFIIADADTGHGGDAHVRNLVRRFVEAGVPGYHIEDQKPGAKKCGHQSGKVLVAQDEQNKRLNAARLQLDIMRVPGIVVARTDAEAATFLDNRSDERDQPFILGATNLELPSYRVGFLAIQETLHGLGLDEIRGHLLFAVPDEELRKARAWLERVGLMALIERNAQIAREAGGGTALENLLDAIDTGYAEIWQAEAGLKTYGEAVGEVLGRRIGEGERFAMTLEEWGAFASRASFSEVREKADSLGIRIAWDPELPKTPDGYYQVRGGIDYAIAKSLAAAPFADLLWMETKTADLADAARFAAAIHAAYPDKMLAYNLSPSFNWDTTGLSDDAMRRFPEELGKLGFVFNFITYGGHQIDGLAAEEFATALREDGMLALARLQRKFRLLESPYRTPQSLVGGDRLDAALMAASGRTAATKAMGKGSTQHQHLVQTEVPTGLLEEWLATWANHWERPGRIRVELRPHTAGSDLLELRVLDDPGEVLATVIFASIVDRRGRSILSIRDQHTAPSIRRRRLMTLVQLFLIHRYRAGSLHYLTPTQDNHAQSERMRDLGIFTVVRSEIGQIIVADVDRERVGELVRPDGEKLAELIRKPTPQLA from the coding sequence ATGAACTCGTTCGAGACACAGGTCGCGGCCGCCCGCGAGTGGTTCGCACTGTCCCGCTTCGAAGGCATCGTCCGCCTCCATACCCCGCGCGAGGTCGCCGCCCAGCAGGGCACGATCGCGGCGGACTACACGGTCGCCCGAATGGCCGCCGAGGGCTTCTATGCCCGACTTCGCGAGTTGTTCGCGCAGGGCCGCCAGATCACGACGTTCGGTCCCTACTCACCCGGTCAGGCCGTGGTGATGAAGCGGCTGGGGATCGAAGCCATCTACCTCGGCGGTTGGGCCACCTCGGCGAAGGGGTCGCCTACCGAGGACCCGGGCCCGGACCTTGCGAGCTATCCGCTGAGCCAGGTTCCCGACGAAGCGGCGGGCTTGGTGCGCGCCCTCCTCAGCGCCGACAAGAACCAGCATTTTGCCCGTGCCCAGCTGGACGAGGCGGAGCGCCAAGCCACGCCGGAAGTCGACTTCCGGCCGTTCATCATCGCCGACGCGGATACGGGCCATGGCGGCGACGCGCACGTGCGCAACCTCGTCCGGCGCTTCGTCGAGGCCGGGGTGCCGGGCTATCACATCGAGGACCAGAAGCCGGGCGCCAAGAAATGCGGCCACCAGAGCGGCAAGGTGCTCGTCGCCCAGGACGAGCAGAACAAGCGGCTCAATGCCGCGCGCCTGCAGCTCGACATCATGCGGGTGCCGGGCATCGTCGTCGCTCGCACCGATGCCGAGGCCGCGACGTTCCTCGACAACCGCAGCGACGAACGAGACCAGCCGTTCATCCTCGGGGCGACGAACCTCGAGCTGCCGAGCTACCGGGTCGGCTTCCTCGCGATCCAAGAGACGCTCCACGGCCTCGGGCTCGACGAGATCCGCGGTCACCTGTTGTTCGCGGTACCCGACGAGGAGTTGCGCAAGGCCAGGGCCTGGCTCGAGCGGGTCGGGCTCATGGCGCTGATCGAGCGGAACGCCCAGATCGCCCGCGAGGCCGGCGGCGGAACCGCCCTCGAGAACCTGCTCGACGCCATCGACACCGGATACGCCGAGATCTGGCAGGCCGAAGCGGGTCTCAAGACGTACGGTGAGGCGGTTGGCGAGGTCCTCGGCCGACGGATCGGCGAGGGCGAGCGGTTCGCTATGACCCTCGAGGAGTGGGGCGCCTTCGCCAGCCGGGCGTCCTTCTCCGAGGTCCGCGAGAAGGCCGACTCGCTCGGCATCCGGATCGCCTGGGATCCCGAGCTGCCCAAGACCCCCGATGGCTACTACCAGGTCAGGGGCGGGATCGACTATGCGATCGCCAAGTCGCTCGCGGCCGCGCCGTTCGCCGACCTGCTGTGGATGGAGACGAAGACCGCGGACCTCGCCGATGCCGCCAGATTCGCGGCGGCGATCCATGCCGCCTATCCCGACAAGATGCTCGCGTACAACCTGTCGCCGTCGTTCAACTGGGACACCACCGGCCTGAGCGACGACGCGATGCGGCGCTTTCCCGAGGAGCTCGGGAAGCTCGGCTTCGTGTTCAACTTCATCACCTACGGGGGCCATCAGATCGATGGCCTCGCCGCCGAGGAGTTCGCCACGGCGCTGCGCGAGGACGGGATGCTCGCCCTCGCCCGCCTCCAGCGGAAGTTCCGACTGCTCGAGTCCCCGTACCGCACCCCACAATCCCTCGTTGGCGGAGACCGGCTCGACGCGGCACTCATGGCCGCCTCCGGGCGAACCGCCGCGACGAAGGCGATGGGCAAGGGCTCGACGCAACACCAGCATCTCGTCCAGACCGAAGTGCCGACGGGGCTGCTCGAGGAATGGCTTGCGACGTGGGCGAACCACTGGGAGCGGCCGGGGCGGATCCGCGTCGAGCTGCGGCCGCATACCGCAGGATCAGACCTCCTCGAGCTGCGGGTGCTCGATGACCCGGGCGAGGTGCTCGCCACCGTGATCTTCGCCAGCATCGTGGATCGCCGTGGCCGCAGCATCCTCTCGATCCGTGACCAGCACACCGCACCGTCGATCCGCCGGCGGCGGCTGATGACGCTCGTCCAGCTCTTCCTCATTCATCGCTATCGCGCCGGTTCGCTGCACTATCTCACCCCGACGCAGGACAACCACGCGCAGTCGGAGCGGATGCGCGACCTCGGCATCTTCACGGTCGTGCGGTCCGAGATCGGGCAGATCATCGTCGCGGACGTCGACCGCGAGCGCGTCGGCGAGCTCGTCCGACCCGACGGGGAGAAGCTCGCGGAGTTGATCCGGAAGCCGACGCCGCAGCTGGCATAG
- a CDS encoding LysR family transcriptional regulator, translated as MLLAQIEGFIEIARQGNMRRAAFALSISQPALTARLQALEEELATALFRRTHSGMVLTPAGRAFLPHADRAIEAIRSGSSLVRELEHGVIGELALAVAPAVSAYVLPEILVRFTERHPDVRLLVRTGHSEEIVELVARGEVELGIVRQLRDARVRSRPLYEDELVLVVPPDHPFARAGRVDVAEISHAQLILFDRTSSYYEVTNALFRIAGVVPRGVTEVDNIEAAKRMVERGLGVALLPGTAVADALSAGSLREIELVGAVTIRRQIVAVERLGSRPSSPFLDTLWGLLNRIPEIIPRALPIVATD; from the coding sequence ATGCTCCTCGCCCAGATCGAAGGGTTCATCGAGATCGCCCGCCAGGGCAACATGCGACGCGCCGCCTTCGCCCTCTCGATCAGCCAGCCGGCGCTCACCGCACGGCTCCAGGCGCTCGAGGAGGAGCTCGCCACGGCGCTCTTTCGGCGAACACACTCGGGCATGGTCCTGACGCCCGCAGGACGGGCCTTCCTGCCCCACGCCGATCGCGCGATCGAGGCGATCCGCAGTGGCAGCTCACTGGTCCGCGAGCTCGAGCACGGCGTCATCGGCGAGCTCGCGCTCGCTGTTGCTCCCGCGGTCAGCGCCTACGTCCTGCCGGAGATCCTCGTCCGCTTCACCGAGCGACATCCGGACGTTCGCCTGCTCGTGCGGACCGGCCATTCGGAGGAGATCGTCGAGCTCGTGGCTCGCGGCGAGGTCGAGCTCGGGATCGTCAGACAGCTCAGGGACGCGCGCGTCCGCAGCCGTCCGCTCTACGAGGACGAGCTCGTCCTCGTCGTCCCGCCGGACCATCCGTTCGCCCGGGCGGGGAGGGTCGACGTAGCGGAGATCAGCCACGCTCAGCTCATCCTGTTCGACCGGACGTCAAGCTACTACGAGGTCACGAACGCCCTGTTCCGCATCGCCGGCGTCGTTCCACGCGGGGTCACCGAGGTCGACAATATCGAGGCGGCAAAGCGAATGGTCGAGCGCGGGCTCGGCGTCGCGCTGCTCCCCGGGACGGCGGTCGCCGACGCGCTCTCCGCAGGCTCGCTGCGGGAGATCGAGCTCGTCGGCGCAGTGACGATCCGACGGCAGATCGTGGCGGTCGAGCGGCTCGGATCCCGCCCCAGCTCACCGTTCCTCGACACCCTGTGGGGACTCCTCAACCGTATCCCGGAGATCATCCCGCGGGCGCTGCCGATTGTCGCAACCGACTGA
- a CDS encoding methyltransferase domain-containing protein codes for MDCCSPGDSPFDRQFNDRHAAQDLRAYRQKGSVGLTRALIEALAAGGIDGQTVLEIGGGVGAVHHELLRSGAAAAVDVDASRAYISVAREEADRQGHGDRVRYLVGDFVALADAVQPADLVALDRVICCYEDMVALVGRSANLARRRYGLIFPRDSWLGRVGTAILNAQLRLSRSPFRVYVHRAVDVDAILAAHGLVKRLHRTTLIWQLVLYERPAA; via the coding sequence ATGGACTGCTGCTCACCCGGCGACTCCCCGTTCGATCGCCAGTTCAACGACCGCCACGCGGCCCAGGATCTTCGGGCCTACCGACAGAAGGGCTCGGTGGGTTTGACTCGCGCCCTGATCGAGGCGCTCGCAGCGGGGGGCATCGACGGGCAGACCGTCCTCGAAATCGGTGGCGGCGTGGGCGCGGTCCACCACGAGCTCCTGCGCTCCGGGGCGGCCGCCGCAGTCGACGTTGACGCATCTCGCGCCTACATCTCGGTCGCGAGGGAGGAGGCCGATCGGCAGGGCCATGGCGACCGCGTCCGCTACCTCGTCGGCGACTTCGTCGCGCTCGCAGATGCGGTCCAGCCCGCGGACCTTGTCGCCCTTGACCGGGTCATCTGCTGCTACGAGGACATGGTCGCTCTCGTCGGTCGATCGGCGAACCTGGCGCGTCGTCGGTATGGCCTCATCTTCCCGCGCGACTCATGGCTCGGGCGGGTGGGCACCGCAATCCTGAACGCCCAGCTGCGGCTCTCGCGGTCGCCATTTCGCGTGTATGTCCATCGCGCCGTTGACGTCGACGCGATTCTTGCCGCCCATGGCCTCGTCAAGCGACTCCACCGCACCACGCTCATCTGGCAGCTCGTGCTGTACGAGCGGCCCGCTGCGTGA
- a CDS encoding DUF4850 domain-containing protein translates to MPGATSPSPGTTAGLGAPTPEPAHTARIPEVPCPTSFGLPGETMPPVPTTMTATVTHDVAAQVTYYGNGTLTLLGPKDWHCEAAVGVDGSARMAITPPGQLSPSASPSLDEQAVTVSSGGACVGCVASMACGLFPEAWNLFAQPGLSCPTRPPIGEQVTRPRPRSAVFADPPGVAGTGEPSGGRYRAFGFLVFDPGTEAGGSGQTAPSALKVTCTLPATMAQICDELVEGIGQGQPPSGG, encoded by the coding sequence GTGCCAGGCGCAACGTCGCCCAGTCCGGGCACGACAGCCGGCCTCGGCGCGCCCACGCCCGAGCCGGCCCACACGGCACGCATCCCCGAGGTGCCCTGCCCGACGAGCTTCGGGCTGCCCGGCGAGACGATGCCCCCGGTCCCTACGACGATGACGGCGACCGTGACGCACGACGTGGCCGCGCAGGTCACCTACTACGGCAACGGAACCCTCACCCTCCTCGGCCCGAAGGACTGGCACTGCGAGGCCGCCGTCGGCGTCGACGGCTCGGCCCGCATGGCGATCACGCCGCCAGGACAACTCTCCCCGTCGGCGAGCCCGTCGCTCGACGAGCAGGCGGTCACCGTCTCCTCCGGTGGCGCGTGCGTCGGCTGTGTCGCGTCGATGGCGTGCGGCCTGTTTCCCGAGGCGTGGAACCTGTTCGCCCAACCGGGGCTCTCGTGCCCGACGAGACCGCCGATCGGGGAGCAGGTCACCCGACCCAGGCCCCGCTCCGCGGTCTTCGCCGACCCGCCGGGCGTGGCCGGGACGGGCGAGCCGTCGGGTGGCCGGTATCGGGCGTTCGGGTTCCTCGTATTCGATCCGGGCACCGAGGCCGGCGGCAGCGGCCAGACTGCCCCGTCGGCGCTCAAGGTGACCTGCACCCTGCCGGCAACGATGGCCCAGATCTGCGACGAGCTTGTCGAGGGCATCGGACAGGGGCAGCCACCCTCGGGCGGCTGA
- a CDS encoding ABC transporter ATP-binding protein, with product MLRAEGISGGYRGSQVLFGVDVSVPRVGTIAIVGRNGAGKTTLLRTLMGYNRPTAGRVTLDGTDVAGHPPASLVRRGVGYVPQEQGVFASLTVRENLLLGLRAGPKGSAARIEEAFELFPKLASRVGQQAGTMSGGERKMLAIARALLARPRILIMDEPTEGVWHGVVDEILAALSGYAQGAALLLVEQHLQFALDLADGVMVLDRGRVVLAGPRGVIARDELAHRLAP from the coding sequence GTGCTCCGTGCCGAGGGCATATCCGGTGGGTATCGAGGTAGCCAGGTGCTGTTCGGGGTCGACGTCTCGGTGCCGCGAGTCGGGACCATCGCGATCGTTGGACGCAACGGCGCCGGCAAGACCACGCTGCTCCGGACGTTGATGGGCTACAACCGACCCACCGCGGGCCGTGTGACCCTGGACGGGACGGACGTTGCCGGACATCCGCCGGCGAGCCTCGTCCGTCGAGGCGTGGGCTACGTCCCCCAGGAGCAGGGCGTGTTCGCGAGTCTCACCGTGAGGGAGAACCTGCTGCTCGGCCTTCGCGCCGGTCCGAAGGGCAGCGCGGCCAGGATCGAGGAGGCGTTCGAGCTGTTTCCGAAGCTCGCCAGCCGCGTCGGCCAGCAGGCCGGGACCATGAGTGGCGGCGAGCGCAAGATGCTGGCCATCGCACGAGCTCTGCTCGCCCGGCCGCGGATCCTGATCATGGACGAGCCGACCGAGGGCGTCTGGCACGGCGTGGTCGACGAGATTCTGGCGGCGCTCAGCGGATATGCGCAGGGCGCAGCCCTGCTGCTGGTCGAGCAGCACCTGCAGTTCGCCCTGGATCTCGCCGACGGCGTGATGGTGCTGGACCGGGGTCGCGTGGTCCTCGCCGGGCCCCGCGGGGTCATCGCGCGCGACGAGCTCGCTCACCGCCTCGCGCCCTGA
- a CDS encoding ABC transporter ATP-binding protein → MPDEHAAALEVRAIRKTFGALVALESADLDVNVGEVVGLIGPNGSGKSTLLHVISGRTAATSGSVRLEGRDVTHAKPSTRVRAGISIKFQLARVYLDQTVVDNLLLAVQSTTPLRSLLLSRTRAQCAERIDHLLEAFHLTEARSQLARELSHGQRQWLEIAMAMALRPTVLLLDEPTAGMSHEERLTTGARIRAARESCGILIVEHDLDFIRGLCDRISVLHQGRVIATGTPAEIEADAHVQEVYLTRA, encoded by the coding sequence GTGCCTGATGAGCACGCGGCCGCGCTCGAGGTTCGCGCCATCCGCAAGACCTTCGGTGCCCTCGTCGCCCTGGAGAGCGCCGACCTTGACGTGAATGTCGGTGAGGTCGTCGGCCTCATCGGACCGAACGGCTCCGGCAAGAGCACGCTGCTCCACGTCATCTCGGGTCGGACCGCCGCCACGTCCGGGTCTGTGCGACTGGAGGGTCGCGACGTGACGCACGCCAAGCCATCGACCCGGGTGCGGGCGGGGATCTCGATCAAGTTCCAGCTCGCCCGCGTCTACCTGGACCAGACGGTCGTCGACAACCTGCTGCTCGCGGTCCAGTCCACGACGCCGCTCCGATCCCTGCTGCTGTCCCGAACGCGGGCTCAATGCGCCGAGAGGATCGACCACCTGCTCGAGGCTTTCCATCTCACCGAAGCTCGGAGCCAGCTTGCCCGCGAGCTGTCGCACGGACAGCGGCAGTGGCTGGAGATCGCGATGGCGATGGCTCTGCGCCCCACCGTCCTGCTCCTCGACGAGCCTACCGCGGGCATGAGTCACGAGGAGCGCCTGACAACCGGAGCGCGGATCCGGGCGGCGCGGGAGAGCTGCGGCATTCTCATCGTGGAGCACGACCTGGACTTCATCCGCGGTCTCTGCGACCGGATCAGCGTGCTCCACCAGGGCCGGGTCATCGCCACGGGTACGCCGGCCGAGATCGAAGCCGACGCGCACGTGCAGGAGGTCTACCTCACCCGTGCCTGA
- a CDS encoding branched-chain amino acid ABC transporter permease has translation MAGRHGGVVVVLLVGLLAIVPPVFALVGLDYYVIVLTQALILGILALSADLAWGSTGIFTLGQAVFFGTGAYAVGMLAVHAGMTDLVLASVVGLAAGALAGVLVGLFLFVGSRVGELYVALVTLALGYAAEQLASGWDVLGSANGIPGVPAPTLGPLDLSNGPSMYYAILVLFALALAAGHLLNRSQFGLVMRAVRDDGERAEFLGYRRTSVQILVFTLTSGLAGMAGGIYALEEGFVSPGFLGVALSTQVLLWVVLGGRGTLIGPLLGMGVVKVFGGRVQEVLPQLWPVVLGALLLGTILYLPGGLLGRRAPRRVRRAASAGTRGSAPGGGGA, from the coding sequence TTGGCAGGTCGGCACGGAGGCGTCGTCGTCGTTCTCCTCGTCGGCCTGCTGGCCATCGTCCCGCCGGTCTTTGCCCTGGTGGGGCTCGACTACTACGTCATTGTCCTCACCCAAGCGCTGATCCTGGGCATCCTCGCCCTCAGCGCGGACCTCGCCTGGGGGTCCACGGGGATCTTCACGCTCGGGCAGGCGGTGTTCTTCGGCACGGGCGCCTACGCCGTCGGGATGCTGGCAGTCCACGCCGGCATGACCGACCTGGTCCTGGCGTCCGTCGTCGGGTTGGCTGCCGGCGCTCTTGCCGGCGTCCTCGTGGGGCTGTTCCTGTTCGTCGGCTCGAGGGTCGGCGAGCTGTACGTGGCCCTCGTGACCCTCGCCCTTGGCTACGCTGCCGAGCAGCTCGCCTCCGGCTGGGACGTGCTCGGCAGCGCGAATGGGATTCCGGGCGTCCCGGCCCCGACGCTGGGTCCACTGGACCTCTCCAACGGCCCGTCCATGTACTACGCGATTCTGGTGCTGTTCGCGCTGGCTCTTGCCGCCGGCCACCTGCTCAACCGTTCTCAGTTCGGGCTCGTCATGCGCGCCGTCCGCGACGACGGTGAACGGGCCGAGTTCCTGGGCTACCGGCGGACGTCGGTCCAGATCCTTGTGTTCACGCTGACATCCGGCCTGGCAGGGATGGCCGGCGGGATCTACGCTCTGGAGGAGGGGTTCGTCTCCCCGGGCTTCCTGGGCGTGGCCCTGTCAACGCAGGTGCTGCTGTGGGTCGTCCTCGGTGGGCGCGGGACGCTGATCGGGCCGCTGCTCGGGATGGGCGTGGTTAAGGTCTTCGGGGGACGCGTGCAGGAGGTTCTCCCGCAACTCTGGCCCGTGGTCCTCGGCGCGCTGCTCCTCGGCACGATCCTGTATCTGCCCGGTGGCCTGCTCGGCCGTCGCGCGCCGCGTCGCGTCCGGCGGGCTGCATCGGCCGGTACGCGCGGCTCCGCGCCGGGAGGCGGCGGTGCCTGA
- a CDS encoding substrate-binding protein — protein sequence MSNDRMTRDLSRRQVLKGLALGGAALGLGGSLSSVLAACSPGAGSSGPIKVGVLTDITGAFGVVGKSNQQVAQFTIDEINAAGGVLGRQLQMVLVDSATDPAVGATVARQLVEKDKVDVVIGGVASNMREAIKGIIATTGKTIYIWPASYEGGECTPNVWSDGAVPNQQVDPTVAYAMSKGAKSFYLCGADYLYPRNMLKEVRAKVEAAGGTIVGEDYLPLNATDASPLVTKALAAKADAIFDVTVLPTSVQFVKGVVGGGYTGLHLASLYDEGVNALFGPDVAGILCAQDYFASGGNDDFTVKKVAEFKAKYPDGVFAATFNSPAWYRGLHLWKVAVEKAGSLDLAKVNAAMDSASLTECVGGPAAFKPATRHCTLKMRLGQMQADASVKILQDLGAIDPTGQCG from the coding sequence ATGAGCAACGATCGGATGACCCGGGACCTGTCGCGGCGCCAGGTGCTGAAGGGATTGGCTCTGGGTGGCGCGGCGCTCGGTCTCGGCGGGTCGCTCAGCAGCGTATTGGCGGCCTGTTCGCCCGGCGCGGGATCGTCCGGCCCGATCAAGGTGGGCGTCCTCACCGACATCACCGGCGCCTTCGGCGTCGTCGGCAAGTCTAACCAGCAGGTCGCCCAGTTCACCATCGACGAGATCAACGCGGCGGGCGGCGTGCTCGGCCGCCAGCTCCAGATGGTCCTCGTTGACAGCGCGACCGACCCGGCGGTCGGGGCGACGGTCGCCCGGCAGCTGGTCGAGAAGGACAAGGTCGACGTCGTCATCGGCGGTGTCGCGAGCAACATGCGCGAGGCGATCAAGGGGATCATCGCCACGACGGGAAAGACCATCTACATCTGGCCGGCCTCCTACGAGGGCGGCGAGTGCACCCCGAATGTCTGGAGTGACGGCGCCGTGCCCAACCAGCAGGTCGACCCGACGGTCGCCTACGCGATGTCCAAGGGCGCCAAGTCCTTCTATCTCTGCGGGGCGGACTATCTCTACCCGCGGAACATGCTGAAAGAGGTCCGGGCGAAGGTCGAGGCCGCTGGCGGCACGATCGTTGGCGAGGACTACCTCCCGCTCAACGCGACCGACGCGTCGCCGCTCGTCACCAAGGCCCTCGCCGCCAAGGCGGACGCCATCTTCGACGTGACCGTGCTGCCGACGTCGGTCCAGTTCGTGAAGGGCGTCGTCGGTGGTGGGTACACGGGACTACACCTCGCCTCTCTCTACGACGAGGGCGTCAACGCGCTCTTCGGCCCCGATGTGGCCGGCATCCTCTGCGCGCAGGACTATTTCGCCAGCGGCGGCAACGATGACTTCACCGTGAAGAAGGTAGCCGAGTTCAAGGCGAAGTATCCGGACGGCGTCTTCGCCGCGACGTTCAACAGCCCGGCCTGGTACCGTGGCCTGCATCTCTGGAAGGTCGCGGTGGAGAAGGCCGGCTCGCTCGACCTCGCCAAGGTGAATGCCGCTATGGATTCGGCGTCGCTGACCGAGTGCGTCGGCGGCCCCGCGGCCTTCAAGCCTGCCACCCGCCACTGCACGCTCAAGATGCGGCTTGGCCAGATGCAGGCGGACGCCTCGGTCAAGATCCTCCAGGATCTCGGCGCTATCGATCCCACGGGTCAGTGCGGCTGA